TCCCTACAGCTACGCCCCTGCCAGCTTTTGGCTTGACCCAAAAGCATCCATCTCCCCTTTacccgcaccccccaccccccccccccaccccaccccagctcaCACGGCCTCGATCCCCGGGGCTGCGGCTCCCAGCGCTCGGCTCTGCTCCGGCCCTACGGATGCTCAGCGTTAacgggggtgggtgggtgggtgggggaagtGGCAAGGGAGATGGCGGGGTTTTGCTCTCTTAGCGCTAGCGGCAGCGAAAGACGGGCTTCGGCCCTTTCCCGAGGAAAGGAAAGCGAGGATGGGGTGAGGGGGAAAAGCTAAAAGGTGACCTGCAGAGCAACGGTCTCAGAAATCAGGGGTTGGGTACGGTACCTCTCCTCCTCACGCGGGTTTGCTAGCCCTCGAGAGCTTCCCGGGGTGCACAAAAGCAGGCGGCTTTGGCTACGGATCAATGCAGGACGCGATAAACCCCTAAGGTAGCTTTTCTCCCTGGTTACATCCCTGTTTACATGGGGCAGCCaacttcaaacaaaaacaaaacaaaatatatggGGTTGCTTATACAGCAGGCCAGAGGGGGGGGAATAACCCCATGCAGAGGCTATTTAAGCAGCCACCCTCAACGGTTGATGCCCCAGAGGAAGGTTTTCAGGGTAAAAGAGACCCCAAACTTTTAAATCCAACAAGAAAAAGTTAACCCCAAAGCCGAACAAGGGACAGTCATGAGTTTCGGGGTCCTTCGTCtgaaagcaaggggaaaaaggggaCAGGATCGGGCACTACTTGCAGGTCACCTTGGGGAGGGTTAAAGAAACTGGACGGGTCAATTGCAAAGGGAGAGCGAGGAGCCCACATAGAAGagccagaagaaaggaaagatctTTTCGGTGAAAGCGGCCGTGAAGGTGAAGATGGGAGCCATGTTATCGGCATTGTAAAACGCCACCCACCCACCTTCGTAGTCCAGGTACACCCCGATCTTCCTGGGCCTCTCACACAGGGACAGGGGCGTCTCCGGGGAGGTGAAAGCCTGATACTGATCCCAATTCTTCCCCTTCCAGTTCAACCCCACCGCCCAGATCCCCTCCTCTGGAGCAAAGTCGATTTTCTCCTTCCTCCGCACCGACTCGcgggctgcccccaggacccaGCTCTCTCCATCTCCCACCTCCACCTCCCAGTAATGCCTCCCAGCTATGAAACCCTCTGCCGCCAGCACGCAGAAGGAGTAATCGAATCTCTTGGGGTTTGCCGGCAGCTCCTGGGGAGCACTCCTGAGCCGCACGCTCCTCTTGTCCTCCGACAGCACCAGGTAGGGGTTAGCAGTGTCCGGATCCAGAGAGAGATCACCTGGGAAGAGGGAAGCATGGACATGAGCGTCTGCAAGCTAAGGACCCTTCTCCCACCCTCATCGGAGCCAGCCTCCAAGGGGATTCATTGTCTCTGCCCCAAACCAGACGAGGACGACACCAGGCAAGGCGCCTCCAAAAGCTTTAAGCACCCAAAGTGCCAAGAGCCGCAGGGGGACAAAGATCAGGCTCCACTTTCTGattaaagcacagaaacagcCAGGTCTCTGCTGCAAACCCACCAGCCTGCCCCATCCGAGACACCTCCTTGCTCTGGAATAGAAATTTCTAGgcagaaatatcttttttttagtCACTGCCAAGCGCCAGAGAGGAATGAGCACAAATATCCTCGTGTTTAAGGGCTGCTCTTGTCCTCAGGGGGCTGTCAGGAACTAGGGCTGCACAGCCTGAAAACGACCGTGAGAAGGGAGTATATCAGAGACTGCCGAAAGCAAGACGGGTCTATCCTGCACCCAGCCAAGGAGACAGAGTGCAGCGACGGCCCTGAACTACCAGCAGCAAACACAAAGGTTGCAAAGTCCATCTCTGAGCTAAATCAACACCCACCAGCAGGGCCAAAGGTCTCCTCGCTCCGGGTAGAGCGGATCAGCTTCTGGAGAGTCCTCTTAACACCAGAGTTTCCTGACAAATTCGAGGGCTGCGCCTTTTGCGGACTCTCCCAGCAGCTGGAtcatcatcccccccccccccctcttccctTGGCAGCACCAGCAATAGTTTTCTCCTCTCCTGACCTCTAAGGCTAGCTTGAAGGTCTCACTGCCGAGAAACCCCCCGGGGAAGCTGAAACTCCCAAATTAAGCCTTACAAAAATGAAGGTCAGGCTCCCAAAACCAAACTGTGCTCACCTGTGTCATTCTCCAGCTCGAACCGGAGGTTCtctgagggaagaagagaaagaaatttagATCCCTTCGTGCACGGGGAGTCACCGGGGACTGCCTACACACACgccaccctgctccctgccttATGGCAAGCCACCAAACCGAAATCCAAAGGAAACGCGCTGCTTTTCAAACACGCAGGGCTTTTTATTCTTGATGAGCAGATGCTCAAACAATACAGAGTTCTCCCAACAAGCCCAAGGGAGAAACAAGAGCACAGCTCAAACCGAATCATCTTTTaagctgaatttcatcttttaagctgaatttcatcttttaagctgaatttcatcttttaagctgaatttcatcttttCATGATGAAAAGCTTTAAGCTTTTaagctgaatttcatcttttaagCTGAATTTCATCCTTTAAGCTGAATTTCATCCTTTAAGCTGAATTAAAACGTAGGGGTTAGGAGGCACcaacttttaaagaaaacctttttcagCACTCACCCTTGAACTCCAGCAAGACCTCTTTCAGCACTGCACTCTTCTGGGAAAAGCTCTTGAGTTTCTTCTCCAGCTCCATGAAGCCAGCCTCCGGCTTGCAAAACATCCAACTCTCAAAGCTGGGGAGGAGAAATAAATATTAGGTTCCCGCTGGGAAAAAAGTACTCTCTCCAAACTAGAGGCAGGGAAGAAACCTGCCCTGGTACCGAAGAGGTTTGGTGTTAGATTATTCTCCCTCTGTCAGCGCTTGCGAGGCCACACCTGAGGACTGGGTCCAGTTTGGGGCTGGCCCAGTACGAGGCACGCAGGAGATGTGGGGGGGATCTCCACGCCTTGGCTGGGGctcagccctgagcagcctgatccagcTTTTGATACTGGTCCTGACGGCGTGGGTTTGGTCCCTCACCAACCGAGTTACCCTGCGGTTTCCTCTGGAAGGAGGCTCAAACCCTCCCACAACCCACCTGCCGCAAACCCCCTTTGCGAAGGTTTGGTTTTGCCTCAAAGGTAACACCCAGGTGTGGGTGAGAACCACAAGGCAGGTGGGGGGGAAGCTGGACAGGGCGTACGCCCTCACACCACCAGCTCTTGCCTCCGGTGTGAGCCTCCCAGGTGACCCAGCAAGGGCTCAGGTTCACTCACCTGCTTCCAGCCGGGGCAACACCCTGGAGAGAGAGTAAAAAAACCAAGAAGCTAATCAGTACAAGTCTCTCTTCTACCTCACAGCCTCCAAAATCCTCCCCAAAACTGGCCCCACGGCTGCTTTGCTGAGGGGATCAGCTCTCAGCAGCTGTTTCCAAGGCAGAGCGCAACTGGACTCATGGAGATGGCAGAATTAGTTTATAattatggtggggttttttttcttcccctttttcttttttagtgtgggtggagaaaaaaaagacatgctgcttttttaaagaaattaagaaaaatcatgaTTGCCATCAAGCTGCCAAAACCATGAGGATTCAGGGCTCAAAGCGACGATGGAGTGACACAAATCAAAAATGTTTGGGGAGGTTTCTATGGGTATTTCTTAGTGCTTGGTATCAAAGGGAGCCCAAGCAGCTTCACTACTACAAGGGCCGATTTTACCCCCGAAAGCTGCACTAAAATTTGGCTTCCCACCTGAAAAAGCAGCCCGGCAGTCTGGCAGCAAGTCAAAACCGCTAACGCACAGATGGGCCAGCTCCAGCACAGAGTTAATGGACctgagctgctccccagcagaGCACGTCAGCACCCTGCGGTCCCTGTAAATGGATTTTTGTCCCCAGGGATCCCAACCTCAAGCCCTCCCAGGTTTTACACCCTGCTATACCATAACCTCCGGGCTGGGAGGACACATCCCAGGAGTCTCACCTGCCCAGACTGGTTTCCTGGGCcattctctcctccctgctcGCCCAGCAGCTTATCGAGCTGGGCAATCTCCTCGGAGAGCCGGGAGACGCTCTCATCTCTCCTCCTGACGATGTCTCTGTCTAGCTCCTCCAGACGGGACAGCAGgagctgctccttctcctccaagAAGCCCCGGAGCTCCTTGCACTCGGCCACAATCTTCTGCCTCTCCACTTCCGTCTGCTTCTGCAAAACCCAGAAGGGAACCCACGTGAGACCGACATCCCCGCAGCCGGGAGGGGTTTTGGGGAAACCCCCACCCCAAGGCACTCACCAGCAAGTCTTCACTCTGCCTCTCCCTCTCAGCCTTGGCTTCTTCACGTCCTTTCCTCAGGGAGCTCAAATGCTCCTGTGGCACCTCCTGGAACGAGAAAGAGAAGACCTGTTGGGAATCCTTCCTATCAGGAATATGGAGGCAAGGGATGGTGGGGGATTCCCTCCAATTTCAtcaactgtgtttatttttttaagctggacAACACCATGAACCCAAAAAGAGGTGAGGCCATCACCGCGCTGTGTCCTCCCCTACCCTGTTACCCTCAACCCTTAGTTTCGGGCATGCCAAGGAAGCCAAAAGCTTTCCCCAACCAGCCCAAAAATTGTCCTCTAAAGCAGCCCAAGCAGTTCGGAGCCaggtgcaggaggaggaagaaagggcaagcaaggcaaaaaaaaaaaaaaaaattagagacaaTTTTTAGCTCCCCGTAAGAGCGCAGCTGCAAACGCAAACCACCAAGTCCCACCCACGTGAAAACCCCTTCCGCCTCGGCACCTCTTGGGATCAGCTTTTCACATCCCAGCCCTGCCACGAGCCAGGGAGACCTGCCGAGGCACCCCAACATCTGCCTGAACCCCACCGAGATGGAGGGGCCGGCCACCTCCATGCTGCTCCGTAAGTTTATTAACGGCTTATTACTGGAAACCGTCACGCCCGCCCTCATTTAAGTCATTTGACCTCCGAGGAAGACGGAGAGGCTCCTAGCAACGCtaaacaaaaagcagcagggCTTTTGGGAGCGAGCAATGACAGATCTTTTATAAATAAAACGCAAAGCTACAGAGATTTTGCTGCTGTTAACCGGCTGTGCAAACCGGTGCTTGCTACCGTGCGCCTCGTGATAATGCAGAATTTAAGCGCGAGATAAAAGCAAAGATCGGAAAAATGGGGGCACGGGTTGCAAGCAGCCCCCCAGGGGCAACAACCGGTtgttaaaaaatgcataaaattgattaacaaggggaaaaaaaacccaagagagcAACAGCCGGAACAGCGTTCAATGGCGGACCTGCCTAAAGATGCTGTGGTCCTAAAAAAGGACAAGATCCCAAATTTGGGAGTGGGGGGGGATGACACCAACTCGAGCTCCAGCTTCCAACTAAGAGCAACCACGGCCACCGAAGATGGCAAGGACAGCACAACCGGGCAGCCGCAGCAATTTCAGTACAAAATTCAGTGTAAGAGCCTTTGGTGCCACCTGCCTCGACACCGATAATTGCAAGAATTAATATGCAGCGGTTAACGATCATGCAATACCCTTCCCCAATCCATCGTGATCGCCCCGGCTGCGCCGgtgccaccctcctcctcctccagccgctGCTGCGCAGTAAACATCCGCTCCCCATCCGGCATCTTGGTTTTCCTCCACCCCGATGGAGAAACAAGGCCTGGCTGCTAAGGGTCAGGCCGCCACACTCACATGCatcttaattattaattaataattatttccaCCAGGGAGCCCCTGCATTGCAATATGTCGGTCTCCCCTTCATCGCCACGGCGGTTTTGGCGGAGATCAAATGCCGCCGGAGGCCGGGCTCCGTATTCACTCTGCGTCACGTTGCTCAACTGTCCTGTGctggtctttttttgggggggagaaagTCACTCCTGGGGGATTCCTGCTCCACTTTAGTCCCAGATTGTGCTCAGTGCTAAAAAAGTAAGGCTCCCCACACCCAGGAGCCAGGCTCCATGCTCAGTCCAGAGCATTTCCGCCCAGGGAAGCGGGAGCTGAGGATTTTGGGGTGCCTAATGGTATTTTGCACACTCACACCCGCACAAAGGCGACCCCAGGGATTCCCATGCCAGCTCAGTGTTATTTCACACAGGAGACCAAACCGGCCAACACCCCCCCTCCCAGTATCTTCCCAGTTAAACCCAGCTCCATTTTGCACCGGGGACATtcccccatcctgccctgctgcatGGGGTCAGCTCCCACCCCAGGGTGTCCccgtttgggggggggggggggaaggggggcgggaTTTGAGTCCCTGTTGTACTCTGCATCCTGCCCCACTGTATGGAGGAGCACCCACCTTGGAAGGGGGTCCCCAGTGGGGCCGCATTCTGCACCCCACACCCTGGGGGGGCCCCCCACTATCCTCACTGCACCCCAGGCACATATGAATGGGGGAATACACATCAGGGGGGTGTTCCCTATTGCACCTTACACTCTGGGAGCAGTGGGTCGCCAGTGGGTACAAGGGGGGTGCATTGCCTCCCGTGGGGAGGGGGTTCCCGGTGGACTCCCACCCCATGGGGTGTCCTTATCACAGCCCCAAttcggggtggggggtgtccctgGTACTCTCCCTTTGCAGAAAGGCTCCTTATCGCATCCCCCATCCTGGGGGGGGTGGTCTCCTGCACCCGAGAAGGGCTCCCCGGAGCACGTCTTCATTGCACCCCAACATACCAGGGGAGGGCTCCCAGTACTCTCCCTCCTTGGGGGGGTCCCTACCATCCCCCGACCTGGGCTCCCGGTGTATTGCCGCccccgggaggggaggggatgggatCCCTACGGCACCCCCACAAATAGGAGGGTCCTTAGCGCACCCGATAtgtgctccccagctccccgccgcccccggggcttCCCTACCGCGCCCGCCACGTGGtcccggcgccccgccgccccccgctgACCTCTGCGGCGTGGGCCGCCTCCTCGGCGGGCAGCACGGTGTGAGTGCGGTGCTCCCGGGAAAGGTGGCAGACGACGCAGACGGCGCGGCGATCCTGCACGCAGTAGAGCCGCAACGGTTCGCCGTggcgggggcagcgcggcggccccggcggcccgGGCGGAGCGGCAGCGGGCagaggcggggcgggggcgggaggccCCGGCGGCGGTTCAGCGGGGCCCGGCGGCAGCCCCAGCTGGCGGACGATGTGGACGATGTTACCGAGAGAACGGTTAGGGCGGAAAAGCCGTTGCGGCACCGGCTCCCGGCACTGCGGGCAGCAGAGCCGCCGCGCCGAGTCCTCCCAGCACTGGGTCACGCAGGCGCGGCAGAAGTTATGACCGCACTCGGCCACCAGCACCGGGTCGTTGAAGTACTCCAGGCACACCGGACACGTCAACTCGTCCTGCAGGCTGCGGGCCGCGCTGCAGGGAGCCGGCGGTACGGCAGGGGGAGCGGGCGGCGCCTCCATCCCGGCTCCCCGGCTAGCGCTGGGCtccgcgctccgctccgcgccgctccgccgcccgtcTGCCGGGCGGGAGGGGCGTGGCCGCGCCTGCGCCGTGCGAAGGGGGCGTGGCCGCGCCTGCGCAGGGCGGGAGAGGGCGCGAGGACGCCTGCGTCTTTCCCCGCAGGGGGGCGGACTGCGCCTGCGCGGCCAGGAGAGGGAGGGGCCCGCaggcctcgggggggggggggcctggggggggggggtgtccctatAGGGTGCTAGGAGAGCCCCAATGTCTGGGTgcctatgggggggggggggcgcggatgCATCGGTGCCTATAGGGTGGTGGGAGGGGTGTGTGTCCCTATAGGGTGCTAGGGGAGCCTGGATGTCTGGGTGCTTATAGGGTGTTGGGGGAGTGGATGCATAGGTGCCTatagggtgctgggggggggtgtgtggggggtccTTATAGgttgttggggtggggggaaaccgCATCTTGGTCCCTATAGGGTGCCAGGGGGGAGGTCTGCGTCCCTATAGGTTGCTGGCATGGGGGGAagcccagatgcctgggtccttataggatgttgggggggggatgcACCGGTGCCTAtaggatgggggtgggggtggtgccCCTAAGTCAGGTTAATTCACCCCAATGCCAGCAAGGTGCCGGGGTTGGGGTGCCAAAGGCACCAGGGTGCTGGGAGCATCCCAGGGGGTGGATGTGGGTGCTCGAAACGCACCCCAGCAACCCCTGCAGCGTTTAA
The sequence above is a segment of the Aptenodytes patagonicus chromosome 27, bAptPat1.pri.cur, whole genome shotgun sequence genome. Coding sequences within it:
- the LOC143171316 gene encoding E3 ubiquitin-protein ligase TRIM7-like; translated protein: MEAPPAPPAVPPAPCSAARSLQDELTCPVCLEYFNDPVLVAECGHNFCRACVTQCWEDSARRLCCPQCREPVPQRLFRPNRSLGNIVHIVRQLGLPPGPAEPPPGPPAPAPPLPAAAPPGPPGPPRCPRHGEPLRLYCVQDRRAVCVVCHLSREHRTHTVLPAEEAAHAAEEVPQEHLSSLRKGREEAKAERERQSEDLLKQTEVERQKIVAECKELRGFLEEKEQLLLSRLEELDRDIVRRRDESVSRLSEEIAQLDKLLGEQGGENGPGNQSGQGVAPAGSSFESWMFCKPEAGFMELEKKLKSFSQKSAVLKEVLLEFKENLRFELENDTGDLSLDPDTANPYLVLSEDKRSVRLRSAPQELPANPKRFDYSFCVLAAEGFIAGRHYWEVEVGDGESWVLGAARESVRRKEKIDFAPEEGIWAVGLNWKGKNWDQYQAFTSPETPLSLCERPRKIGVYLDYEGGWVAFYNADNMAPIFTFTAAFTEKIFPFFWLFYVGSSLSLCN